The genomic region CTGAATGTTTGCAGGTATGCATCTTCAGCAGACTCTCGCAAATCACTAAGATATCACGATTTAGAATATTTGTAGAATTTTACGCTGGTTGACAGTCCTGGTGTGACGGAAGATGATTCTGAAAGCTCCAAGGCACGAGAAATTACAGAGAAGTGCCAAAGTAGTGCTGCATGTGGTTTTATCTACATGTTGGATGGTGCCCGAGCAGCAGAAGAGGCAGCACAGGTACCATTGATACAGTTGCAAATGTGTTCTGTTATTTGCAAATAGAATTAAGTTCTAAACTTTAATGTTTTTCTAACTTCCCAACTCGTTCGCAGCTAAAAGCCATTTGCCACGGCATGCGTTGCTTCTGTAGAATGTGTGCATCCTGCATTTCTTTGCATAGAAGCTTGGCAACGTGCGATCATACACACAACTATACagtttaatcaattaaatataAGGTTTGCAGAAGACATAAATGAAGGTTTTAAATAGAAAAACAACCAATAGATGACACTGTTGCATCTGATAAAGCGAATTGTTTATATCCATAGCAAACTACATCATATTTATATGTCTCTTCCTTTATACaaacgcatacacacacatctaaAAAACCTAAACCTGAGGAGCTGCCAATTACTGGTTACGCTCCCTAACTAACAGCTGCATGGGATCCTGTGCGCTAATCATGCAGGAGAACCCTGAGCTAACAATCTCCCAGAGCcaggccaggtactcacagcACCGGCtagtgaagccaactgtggtgtaagcacccgaagtctcacctggcccccagtggctgatgtgcatgacgtcacagccaatggccgcttaggtccccagtcaaagactagGTAAATAGTTATACTCCTGAGCTGAGAGAGCCAATtatgtgtgagtttcttgtccATGAAatttatgccatagctcgtctGTAACTCGAAATTGCAACTCTAATGGGTCTTtgatgtacacactctattgggtgactctctaaccaactgagctatagcaccacgcgcgtgcatgcacacacacacacacacacacacacacacacacacacacacacacacacacacacacacacacacacagatatgcccttcggaaagttctgaagatagcaccccctgCCCATTTCTAGGTAGAAACCCGGCACTACTGGAAGTTTTAGGCTGCGCTGACGAACCCCTTTATACGTGACCAGACTTTGGCGCAGCcacgggactggacctcaagtccacacgtacccgtatatactgtgTGAAGttttgccaagccagcggtctagtccaccccagtcaaagaccaggtactcatttatactcctgagtcaagagaggcaattgtgtgtgaatttcttgcccaaggaaattacgtctgtactcgtccgcaAACCTACAACctcaatgtcccggatgttccattctccaaattcaactttctaaccaactgagctacagacaccacacacacgcacgcaagcacagaagtcacaacacacgcacgcatgcacagactccacacacacacacacacacacacacacacacacacacacacacacacacacacacacacacacacacacacacacacacacacgcacgcacgcacgcaggcaggttattttattaggatacagcatctctacacactagaatacatgatttttcaataattaatagaaagtgcttcataaacaagttcaactacatgtatttcaatgtgtgaaaCACTGAAAGTATCTATATCTCTGCCAACTACATTATCCTCCATTACtgtgtttgttgacaacttagacacttttctcaagaCAACTTTACTATTGCATTCTTGGAGAATCACAGAAAAATGTCATCGCCACTAGGACATAAACTCTGCATCTACTCGTCTTCCTTCAAATGAGCCTATGCCTTTCTTCCCAGTTGATGCAGTAAGTTTTCCTCTTGTAATCCCTGTGTGCCGAGAGCTCAAAAACTAGCCGAACAATTTCAGGGCTAGATCCATCTGGCAAGATCtcctttgaatatttgtaacacTTTTCTGATTCCCGTTTTGTCCCTGCATGTCCGCATGCCTTTGCAGCTCCGTTCACTATGTCTTtcctccaagggtgagccaaaAAATATCACATTCATAGGTGACACCAGAATCAAGTCGTAGAACGTAATGTCTTGCCTTCCGTCAGTTTGTACGTATCTGTTTCTTGCTTCTGTTTGATGAGGAATACCCAGCTCCGTTAGGCAAGCAGACCACTCAGCAACAATAGTATCTTGAGACCAGACAGGACCGCCTCCATATTTGCATGTAATCAAATGAAAACCTTCTTGATCTAACTTCTGTCCACAGTCACAATGCTCAAGCAATCGACTAAAAGATAAGCTGATCCCCAATCTCATACAAGACGCTAAACGAAATTTGTTAGGTTTAAGTGCGTACTTGTATGTTGAGGGAATAACATCAAGCCATGCTCCTGCACCTTTCCCCTGTAATGACCTAAGCCTAGCAGCATCCCAATTTGACTTTATGTTTTAATGAAATCTTCTGACTGTTTCTGTGATATTTCCAAAGTTAAGCGATGTTGAAGTTTTCTAGGATTATCAATCATCTCTCCAGAGAATAAAATTGCGGCTTCTCTTCTTCCGAGTTTGACTTAGGGGGTAGTTGGGCCACCAATTCATGTAAAATCAACCCTGTTTTACTAGttgatatatatattcattaaGCTGGTTAGCAAGACAGGCAAATCTCTTTGACAGTTCATGTAGAAAGCGTGCCCAAACAGCTAAATACGCTGCATGAGAAATGCCTTCAGTTGAAGTTAAACCAAATCCACCGAGTTTCACTTTCAGAGTTGCTTGATACCACAGACGCATAATCCAGCTGGTTCAAGTTACGAATGTTATAAAAACAGTCCTTTGTCAGACGATCATGGATTACTGCTGATGGTAATAAATTCTCAGGTGAAACAGTTCTAGAAAAGAAGTTTAGTCTGGGAACATGGCAATGTTTCAATAAAAGAAGACTACACTGAGGATCATCAAGTTCGTTAATCTTTGAAAGTTAAAACATTGCCATGTGATGCTGCCTCTATGCATCACAATTTAACATAATCAGAAGTGCCAATAGGTTCCTCCCAAAACATAAATACCATCTTTGCTCATGTAAATATCTGTACTGAAAGTTTCTGAAGCCATTGGAAAATACAACTTACATTTGTACTCTCGAATAGTCAGTCCAATCTGTTGCAGAGAAGCAGTCAGGTCAGAAAGAGTGACTAAAACTTCATCTGGCATCCCCACAACATACACATCATCCAAATATGCTAATATGGTCGTATTAGGGTGATCGCATTGAGTCTTGATCAAAATTAGATAAAGGGCAGCTGCAAATAAAATCGGACCAAGCGGATTGCCCTGATGAACACCTTCCTCAGAAAGCAATTTCACAACTTTCCTGTCCTTAGTATAAATCAATGTACTTGAACTCCCATACAATTGCTTGGCATATCCAAAAAGTTTGGGAAACTTCAGTTTGGTCTCTGACAAAATTTTATCTCTAGGAACAGAGTTAAATGGATTTTTGACATCAGTAGAGAGTATGGACAATAAAGTATTGGTTTCCCTAAGGAACAAAATGTGATGGAATAAAAGCTCAGCCCCACCAGGTGTTGAAATACCATGCCATGAAGGTGAAAATATGATGAAAAAGAACCAGCCATCTCAGTGCACATTGCCCTTGCAGTGACACCTACAGCAACAGATCTCACGTCAGAATTAGCCTTTGGTAAAGAAATGAGTGGAGAAGCCATCAAAAGTGGTACAGCTGCCTCAAGAACATGACCTTCAGCAATCAAAGAGCAAACTAAGTACAAAAGGTCACAACACAAGTCGCTTTCTAAAAGTGATAGAAGATGCACATATCTCCACCCTGAAGGACCTCCTCCACTTCTCCTAGGAGCCTTTCTGACTGCATCAATAAAGACTTCTTTCTTCATACAgaatgcaggcaggcaggcaggcaggcaggcaggcaggcaggcaggcaggcaggcaggcaggcaggcaggcaggcaggcaggcaggcaggcaggcaggcaggcaggcaggcaggcaggcaggcaggcaggcaggcaggcaggcaggcaggcaggcaggcaggcaggcaggcaggcaggcacacgCGCGAGCGagcgcaaacacacacagacacacagacacacagacacacgcacacagacacacacagacacacagacacagacacacacacacacacacacacacacacacacacacacacacacacacacacacacacacacacacacacaaacacacacagactagaaggagaggagaagaaaaagaaagagaaagaagaaaaagaggcagaaagaaagagagagaaatcGGAAACAAAAGAGAGAGAACATGTTGCAAAACAAGGGAAGAGATCAAAGAGTCAAAAAAGGAATTTAAAGTAAGAGGGAAACAAGCAAGAATAGAGGagaaaagagaaaagacaaagaaaaaagagaaaagtctgttcaAAATGATATATTTACTTTTCTTGCACTGTAAAAAATCCTGGTTTTAAGTAGAGTCTAGAATAATTGTGACAGATTCTACCATGCACTCATAGTTGAATATCTCTCTTACGAACAAGTGCAGAATAAAGCGAACAATACCCGAGTGTCTCTAAGTtaaacacaagacaaacacactagcAGCAGAATTAGATTTTTGTAATCTTTCTGATACCCATTGCTGCACTAATTATTAAAACAGATCTGCACACAGTTTGGCAGGCCACATGTACTGTTGTCAATAATGATAAAACACAAGGAGTACACTCTTACGGTTGAAATTGTTTTGCCTCTAAATGTAATGGAATAAAAAttacttttgtctgtttgttaattgtctatctgtttctacATCTGTCCGTATTTACATTCGTATGCTACTTGTACATCTGCTTGCTGACCAACTTGCTTGCCTTCCTTTTTGTTTTCATGTCTCCGTGCAAACTTCTGCTCAAATTTCATCAAATCACTTCGTCTCTGTCCTTATTCTAAATAAGCTCTTATGTGAATAGGCCGGTGGTTTGCTGAGAGCATATGTAAAAGGAACTGGAAATTCAGGCTTATCTCCTCAATCAGCAATATTTGTCATAAACAAGTGGGACAAGGTCTGTAGCGATCTGAAGCCCGAAGAAGAACGACAGCAGTACTTAGATCTTGCAGCTGAACAGATCAAGATTCGTTGGCCAGGATTTCGAAAGGAACAACTTCTGACAATGAACTCAAAGCGAGCGCTGTTGTTTCAAACTTTTGGCATAACTACTCCAGATTTGTCTACTCTTTGTGATTCAATCAAACAAATGCTTCCAAAAGCTCTTGAAAACAGGATAAAACGATTACAAGTGTATGTTAACAAAACAATGTACACAGCATATATTTGTTTTTACTTATGGTTTTTACAGGAAACTAACCCCCCTAATGAGCTATGCAGAGCAAGCATTGGAAACAACAATCAGGCAGCTGCGATTGCCTGTTGACGAAAGGAAGATACGACTAGGGCAAGGGTGGGAGAAACTAGAAGCTGTTGAATCGTCCCACAAAAATGGACCATTGCATGAAATGACAAAAAAATTGTTACAAAAGACTCGAAAATTTACAACAGACGATCTTATCCATCATTTGAAGTCAGAAAATGGACGTAACAATGTTCTGAAATGGAAGAAATCAACGTTACACGATGAGCAACATCAGCATTTTGATGAGCGAAATGTGAGCAAGTTTTTACAAGATCGCATTACCAATGAAATAGCCAAACTTGAAAGTTACCATAGTCTTTGTGAGTGGGCAAACAACACGTTTGTTGAGGATGCCCGGGAAGCAGAAAAAACACTGAATATCCTGACCCTAGATGTCAGTGGTGGAAACACATCAGACAGAGATATTTCAGTCAATAGTGCCACCctcaatgatgatgatgatgatgatagtgATGACATCAGCCAGTCtactaaaaaattgaaattagcTGCAGCTGTTATGGCAACGCCATTGTTACTTGCAGCTGCTCCATTTGCTCTTGTTATTGGAGTCATTGCCACTCCTCTAGTTGCACTAGGAAAGATGATTGCGTCAGTAAAGCAAAAGTCTTTCAAAGCAAAAGTAGCAGAAGCATTTGATGCCTTTCTGACCCAATGCCAAACAGACGATGCAGAAAATCTACACAATCTAGTTTTGACTTTGTTAGAACAACATTCTCTTTCTGTAAAATTTGTCACAAAAGACGTTCCtgaacaaataaaaacaactcGCCAAAGACTGATGGCACTTGAAGAGCAGGATGAAGTCTATATTCCGAAATACAAGGAGTTGCTGTACAAATGCCAAGAGAAAAACGGTGAACTATCAAAGTTCAGTTTACAAATATACAGCTACCGTTATACCGACAACGATCTCAAATGGCCTCAGCCTACTAAATCAGTAGGTACCTGCAGTTTTGGTGCAGTGCATAAAGTCACTCTTCAATTTCCTGAAATGAAAGAAGCTGCACTGAAATTAATGGATGATCAAATTACACCACAAAAAGCCCTTGATTTCAGGAGAGAACTACACGCTTCCCGGTATTAATTTAAATCAGTAATGTTTATCAATATTataatttgtttgctttgtattGTCTGGCAGCAAGTGCAATCACCCAAACATTGTGAAGTTGTATGGAACAGTAGACGTCTTCGCAAACCTACTGAAAGTGGGATTGCTTTATGAATGGTGTGATGGCGGAAGTCTGAGAGACATCATTGCAGATGCCAAACGAGAACCTGCGTATACAGTAGCAGGATTCTCAGATGCTCAAGGTCTTGCACTAAATATAGTCAATGGCCTAAACTATTTGCATGGAAAGAGTGTCATTCATGGAGATCTGAAGCCAGAAAATATCCTGGTAAGTAATTACACAATCAGTAATGCCATGCATTATTATACATTATTGCTTATCTATAGCTGACCAAGGGAAGAGTAATAAAGCTTGCAGATATGGGTCTGGCAAAGCACATAAACCGATTGATAGGTACTGTATGTGAAAACAATGCATACATGGCACCTGAGATTATGAGTGACAAGCCCTACACGTGGTCAGCAGATCTGTTCAGTTTTGGAATCATCATGTGGGAGATATGGAATGGGAAAAAAGCATATTCGGACGAACAGGTCATGGGCCTCTCGCTCGAAGAATTCTGTAAGCACGTAGAAGACACAACACTTCGTCCAGACAATGGCACGTTTGCTGGTGAAGAGATATCATCATTGTATGCTAGTGACCCTGATGCTAGCCTCAGCCAATATAGAGCCAAAAAATGGGCAAGTGTGGCTAGAGTCTGCTGGTCATCTGACCCTCAAAGTCGTCCATCAGCAAAGGATACGCACGCCTCTATTGAAAGTATTGTCGATGCTACATGAACTAGTTATAGATCCATGATCAGTGAGCCACAAGGCTCCCAAAAGCAATATCTAACAGTATTTACTCATTAATGCAAGCACTGGAAACCTTAGGAAGTAAATTGCTTGCGGTTTGTTTTAGTATGCTCAAAATGTCTGCTGGACTGATGAACACTAAATCCATGTATGCATGGATTTTTAGTATGTATGCAGTAGTCTTCAGTCTACATTAATCATGGCGATGGtttgcagttgctgtcagGAAGTAAAACTTGAGCAATCTTCCAATATATCAAATTGTGAACACTGGCTGTCAGCACAGTAATTCTCATGGATATAAGTCTCTATAGTCACTAGGCAAAGTATATCAGTATGCACATGTACGTgctcatgcacatgcacacgctgTGCGTGTGCAGGT from Corticium candelabrum chromosome 10, ooCorCand1.1, whole genome shotgun sequence harbors:
- the LOC134185755 gene encoding uncharacterized protein LOC134185755, with translation MATEERIDLTTSKGRQRLHEFVSHKRRQVSNRLSQASLSADSGSRDKTGQYSHVSIFWPTECLQNFTLVDSPGVTEDDSESSKAREITEKCQSSAACGFIYMLDGARAAEEAAQAGGLLRAYVKGTGNSGLSPQSAIFVINKWDKVCSDLKPEEERQQYLDLAAEQIKIRWPGFRKEQLLTMNSKRALLFQTFGITTPDLSTLCDSIKQMLPKALENRIKRLQVKLTPLMSYAEQALETTIRQLRLPVDERKIRLGQGWEKLEAVESSHKNGPLHEMTKKLLQKTRKFTTDDLIHHLKSENGRNNVLKWKKSTLHDEQHQHFDERNVSKFLQDRITNEIAKLESYHSLCEWANNTFVEDAREAEKTLNILTLDVSGGNTSDRDISVNSATLNDDDDDDSDDISQSTKKLKLAAAVMATPLLLAAAPFALVIGVIATPLVALGKMIASVKQKSFKAKVAEAFDAFLTQCQTDDAENLHNLVLTLLEQHSLSVKFVTKDVPEQIKTTRQRLMALEEQDEVYIPKYKELLYKCQEKNGELSKFSLQIYSYRYTDNDLKWPQPTKSVGTCSFGAVHKVTLQFPEMKEAALKLMDDQITPQKALDFRRELHASRKCNHPNIVKLYGTVDVFANLLKVGLLYEWCDGGSLRDIIADAKREPAYTVAGFSDAQGLALNIVNGLNYLHGKSVIHGDLKPENILLTKGRVIKLADMGLAKHINRLIGTVCENNAYMAPEIMSDKPYTWSADLFSFGIIMWEIWNGKKAYSDEQVMGLSLEEFCKHVEDTTLRPDNGTFAGEEISSLYASDPDASLSQYRAKKWASVARVCWSSDPQSRPSAKDTHASIESIVDAT